In Brevibacillus brevis, a genomic segment contains:
- a CDS encoding MarR family transcriptional regulator, with amino-acid sequence MSIENHQKTENEWTPLQRDLLLEVRKNSSRAVMFHQAISDRLGLNATDHKCLDYLLSSGPVTAGRLAELTGLTTGAVTNVIDRLEKAGYIVRDKDPNDRRRVVVKPVPEKVSAISPLFQSILEKTIRIIDSYTEQEQTAILDFLRRCNDMTLEEMNRWK; translated from the coding sequence ATGTCAATAGAAAATCACCAAAAAACGGAAAACGAATGGACGCCGTTGCAGCGGGATCTGCTCTTGGAGGTGCGCAAAAACAGCTCACGGGCCGTCATGTTTCACCAAGCGATCTCGGATAGGCTGGGTCTGAATGCGACGGATCACAAATGCCTGGACTACTTGCTGAGCAGCGGACCGGTCACCGCCGGACGCTTGGCCGAGCTGACCGGGCTTACCACAGGAGCGGTCACCAATGTCATCGATCGGCTGGAGAAGGCAGGGTACATCGTTCGTGACAAGGATCCGAACGACAGGAGAAGGGTCGTCGTGAAGCCGGTGCCGGAGAAGGTCAGCGCGATATCCCCTTTGTTTCAGTCCATCCTGGAAAAAACGATTCGGATCATCGATTCCTATACCGAACAGGAGCAGACCGCCATTCTCGATTTTCTCAGGCGGTGCAATGACATGACGTTGGAAGAGATGAACCGTTGGAAGTAG
- the nadD gene encoding nicotinate (nicotinamide) nucleotide adenylyltransferase yields MRIGIYGSSFDPITYSHLFTAATVARRKRLDKVIFVPCSSLRHDKKMQTEDVHRLRMLQMALDTCTHKKNRFGDPLFEISTVEMEALPGETYTYDTMVHLRKKYPNDELFFIMGSDLLIGMSNWGSAEKLVSEFQFIVMSREGYPSADLIADDPLLRNNDEHFLIMSKGINMGISSTYIRDEIRKGGDPSFLLPDVCLQYIYEHGIYRG; encoded by the coding sequence ATGCGCATTGGCATATACGGCAGCAGCTTTGACCCGATCACGTACAGCCATCTGTTTACGGCGGCGACAGTAGCACGGCGGAAACGGCTGGACAAAGTCATCTTCGTCCCTTGCTCCTCCCTGCGGCACGACAAAAAGATGCAGACGGAAGACGTCCACCGTCTGCGCATGCTGCAGATGGCGCTCGACACCTGCACCCACAAGAAAAACCGCTTCGGCGATCCACTCTTCGAAATTTCCACCGTCGAGATGGAGGCATTGCCGGGAGAGACCTACACCTACGATACCATGGTTCATTTACGAAAAAAGTATCCCAATGACGAGCTGTTCTTTATCATGGGCTCCGACCTGCTGATCGGGATGTCCAACTGGGGCAGCGCCGAGAAGCTCGTGTCCGAATTTCAGTTCATCGTCATGTCGCGGGAAGGGTATCCGTCAGCGGACCTGATTGCCGACGATCCGCTTTTGCGCAACAACGACGAGCATTTTTTGATCATGAGCAAGGGGATCAACATGGGCATCAGCTCGACGTACATCCGGGATGAAATACGGAAGGGCGGCGACCCGAGCTTTCTGTTGCCCGACGTTTGCCTGCAGTATATCTATGAGCATGGAATCTACCGGGGATAA
- a CDS encoding SgcJ/EcaC family oxidoreductase codes for MKHLQNDIDAIHTLFAAMSEAWNKGDGAAFGECFTEDADYVTFMGHRLMGRKQIAEVHQKLFDGPLRGSRLESSAAGELQPRFVTPDVAIVHATGEAKLADASQDPGDRGSINTNVVVKQGGEWKITAFHNCRIQSFPGGPRP; via the coding sequence ATGAAACACCTGCAAAATGACATTGATGCCATCCATACCTTGTTTGCCGCCATGTCCGAAGCCTGGAACAAAGGGGACGGCGCGGCATTCGGCGAGTGCTTCACCGAAGACGCCGATTACGTGACCTTCATGGGCCACCGGCTGATGGGCCGAAAGCAAATCGCCGAAGTGCATCAGAAGCTGTTTGACGGCCCGCTGCGGGGATCCCGTCTGGAATCCAGCGCCGCAGGAGAGCTGCAGCCACGCTTCGTGACGCCGGACGTCGCCATCGTCCATGCCACCGGGGAAGCAAAGCTGGCAGATGCCTCCCAGGACCCGGGCGACAGAGGATCGATCAATACGAATGTCGTCGTCAAACAGGGGGGCGAATGGAAAATTACAGCCTTCCACAACTGCCGGATCCAGAGCTTTCCCGGCGGTCCGAGACCATAA
- a CDS encoding Lrp/AsnC family transcriptional regulator, with translation MDSKKQRELLHLLEEDSRMSAEQIGKMLAEPTEVIERAIATLEAEKVIVKYPALINWERVEDHPYVNAMIDVKVTPKRDVGFDEVAERICRFPEVKAVYLMSGASYDLSVVLEGKTMREVATFVSQKLATLDSVVSTATHFILKRYKHDGIELEDRDEDRRMVVTP, from the coding sequence ATGGATTCGAAAAAGCAACGGGAGCTGTTGCATTTGCTGGAAGAGGATAGCCGCATGTCAGCCGAGCAGATCGGAAAAATGCTGGCGGAGCCGACAGAGGTCATCGAGCGAGCCATCGCCACTCTGGAAGCGGAAAAAGTGATTGTCAAATATCCCGCGCTGATCAACTGGGAGCGGGTGGAGGATCATCCGTATGTGAATGCGATGATCGACGTGAAAGTGACGCCCAAGCGCGATGTCGGGTTTGACGAGGTAGCCGAGCGCATCTGCCGTTTTCCGGAAGTCAAAGCGGTGTACCTGATGTCCGGCGCGAGCTACGACTTGTCCGTGGTGCTGGAAGGGAAGACGATGCGCGAGGTCGCAACGTTCGTGTCGCAAAAGCTGGCGACGCTCGACTCTGTCGTCTCCACGGCTACCCACTTTATCTTGAAGCGTTACAAACACGATGGAATCGAATTGGAAGATCGCGATGAAGATCGCAGAATGGTGGTAACTCC
- a CDS encoding M56 family metallopeptidase: MWENRSRMLFLSGVALSALVLIQMGMYLFYTVMGWDLHFNVLQLCKTTIHSLGFSWAGYLLDALVLYTFGWTVWMTVRQIRLCRRFEEALLLNLDERQTARINGVYRAGKANVYVVNCREPLAFTVGLRRSRIVLSTGLLSLLDERELAAVIHHEAYHEKHADPLKVFFLSLLANVFWYLPVLKHIHSHYKVVRELLADRHAMEQTGGMADLGGALLKLLRKRQPASVLQAAHVSFADTAINYRIQRLLDPKLDLPLQLPTTSVFLSVCVIFLLSQLFWASMA; this comes from the coding sequence ATGTGGGAAAATCGATCGCGAATGCTCTTTTTGTCCGGGGTGGCGCTTTCCGCACTTGTCTTGATCCAGATGGGCATGTACCTGTTTTATACGGTGATGGGATGGGATCTGCACTTCAACGTATTGCAGCTGTGCAAAACGACGATTCACTCGCTCGGCTTTTCCTGGGCTGGCTATCTGCTTGACGCGCTTGTACTGTACACTTTCGGCTGGACGGTTTGGATGACGGTCCGGCAGATCCGGCTGTGCCGCCGCTTTGAGGAAGCGCTTTTGCTGAATCTGGACGAGCGGCAGACCGCACGCATCAACGGCGTCTATCGCGCAGGCAAGGCGAACGTGTACGTGGTGAACTGCCGAGAGCCGCTGGCGTTTACCGTCGGTCTGCGACGCAGCAGGATCGTGCTGTCGACGGGGCTGCTCAGCCTGCTGGACGAGCGGGAGCTGGCCGCTGTCATTCATCACGAGGCGTATCATGAGAAGCACGCCGATCCCTTGAAGGTGTTTTTTCTGTCCCTCCTGGCGAATGTCTTTTGGTATTTGCCTGTGTTGAAACATATTCATTCTCATTACAAAGTAGTGCGCGAGCTCCTTGCTGACCGCCATGCGATGGAGCAGACGGGCGGGATGGCCGATTTGGGCGGGGCGCTCCTGAAGCTGCTCAGGAAGCGGCAGCCGGCGTCTGTCCTGCAGGCCGCGCACGTCTCGTTTGCCGATACGGCGATCAACTACCGGATCCAGCGATTACTGGACCCCAAGCTGGACCTTCCTTTGCAGCTGCCGACGACGTCCGTTTTCCTGTCCGTATGCGTCATCTTCTTGTTAAGCCAGCTGTTCTGGGCCTCCATGGCCTGA